The nucleotide window taagtaataataataaaatttgattttattatatataggcGTGGTGAGAAGGGTGGAGAGAACAGCTTCAGGTCGATGCTACAAGAAGAGGGTGGCGGCGGCGGCGGCATGGGGTTGTCACCACAACAAGTCCATCAATGGAGATCACCGGAAACCGAATTCAAGAACAATAGAGGTTTCTGTTTGGAGCAAAACCAATTCAGTCCTCAATATAGCTCCGGTGACAGCACAGTAACAAGCCAACAAGGATTTCATCACCAAAACATGGATCATTCCGCAGTTCTATACGGTAGCCCTTCATCAATCTTACAAGGACTATTAGGACctgatcatcatcaccatcatcatcaacaacaagCTAATCATAATTTTTCATATCCAACTTCAAACTATGGGTTGAGTTCTTCTAGTAGCAATGACTTTgtgccttcttcttcttcttctaattggtctaataacaacaataataataataataacaataaagtgCCTCAGTTCTTGAGAGGCTCACCACCAAAACAGTTATCGAATTCGTCATCATCACCGATAACAACAACAAACACTAGTTTGCATTTCACAAACAACGCTCCTTTTTGGAacgctgctgctgctgctgcttctgACCCGAAAGATGTTAGGTCCACCACCTTCTTCCCTAATTCATTGCAGCCACCATTCTTCACTAATCCAAGTTTTGATGTCCAATCTAAGGTACTATTTTACTCTacaactttaattattttttacacaaCATATATTTTAGAATAGTTTTCATGTAAAAGATTTTGCCTTAATAacgttaaattattatttgacaaatttaattGAActgtttaatataatatatattcacATCTCATTTATTAATCTCCATATGAATAGTTAATTACCGTATTATTAGCTATGACGTTATTACTAATTTTACTACTTTTATTCTGATAATCAACCATATCTATGTTTTACATAGACAATTAAGCGACATTAAAtcattcattaattaattttattttatttttcaaataaatttatgccttgcaatatataaattatatcttcTACATTTCTGTTGTATGATAACGAAAATTGTTaatggtaattaaaatttattattttttgtcattaattaataatttaattcttttagtataataatttaataacataCTTTAAcacaattaaatatattttaacggCCTTCTAACATTTTCTGTAATAATAACATAATCTATATAGAGTTATAGACAATTGtgtatacacatatatatataaaggttGTTTATATAAGATTTATGATGTTAATATTAGggtttaaatataatattttgaagTGATGTAAGCATGGGTTTTGCAGAATATGAGTGAAATGAGGGATTCAGGTGCAGTGGTGAAGAAAAGTGGGAGTGAACCAACACCCAAAAGGCCTCGGAACGAAACTACC belongs to Arachis duranensis cultivar V14167 chromosome 8, aradu.V14167.gnm2.J7QH, whole genome shotgun sequence and includes:
- the LOC107462426 gene encoding transcription factor bHLH123, giving the protein MAEDQFQASGNWWENPAIRNNWQPHHQQQDESDHMMKPTRVSMDSSGGAGGGSSSVVFHDPQKLQPPDSATAATSSTDPNLHFMALGLSSPPIDWNQQPSFLRGEKGGENSFRSMLQEEGGGGGGMGLSPQQVHQWRSPETEFKNNRGFCLEQNQFSPQYSSGDSTVTSQQGFHHQNMDHSAVLYGSPSSILQGLLGPDHHHHHHQQQANHNFSYPTSNYGLSSSSSNDFVPSSSSSNWSNNNNNNNNNNKVPQFLRGSPPKQLSNSSSSPITTTNTSLHFTNNAPFWNAAAAAASDPKDVRSTTFFPNSLQPPFFTNPSFDVQSKNMSEMRDSGAVVKKSGSEPTPKRPRNETTPSPLPAFKVQLEKMGDRITALQQLVSPFGKTDTASVLSEAIEYIKFLHEQVTVLSTPYMKSGAPIQIQQGSGKSKEGEGPKQDLRSRGLCLVPVSSTFPMTHETTVDFWTPTFGGGSR